CCCTCCAGGAAGACCCGGCCCGCGTCGGGGGCCTCGAGGCCCGCCACCACCCGCAAGAGGGTGGTCTTGCCGCAGCCCGAGGGCCCCAGGAGGGCCAGGATCTCCCCGGGATACAGGGCGAGGTCCACGCCCCGGAGGACCTCCAGCTCTCCGAAGCGCTTGCGGATGCCCTTGAGCTCTAGAAGCGGCGCTCGTTCCACAGCAACACCCCCACGAAGGCTGCGGAAAGCCCCACGATGAGGAGGGCGAAGGGGGCGGCCTCCGCGAACATGGCTTCCTGAGTGTAGCCGAAAACCCGGGTGGCCAAGGTGCTGAACCCCGTGGGGGCCAAGAGGAGGGTGATGGGAAGCTCCTTCATGGCCCCGATGAAGGCCAGGCTGCCCCCGGCCGCGGCCCCCCGCCAAAGCAGGGGAAAGGTGACCCGGAAGAAGGCCCGGGTGGGGGTGTCCCCCAGGGTGCGGGCCGCCTCCTCCAGCCTGGGGGGGACCTGGGCCAGGGCGCTCCGCACGGGGCCTAGGCTCTCCGTGAGGAAGTGGAGGGCGAGGGCGAGGACCAGGAGGGCCAGGGTGCCGTAGAGGAAGGGGAGGGCTCTCAAGATGAAGAAGATCCAGGCGAGGGCGTAGGCCAGGGGCGGGATGGCGTAGGCCAGGTAGGCGAGCCTTTCCAGGGTGCGGGAGGCGGCGGAGGGATAGCGGGAGGCCAGGTAGGCGATGGGGAGGGCCATGCCCACGCTCAGGAAGGCCACGGGGAGCGCCACGAGGAGGGCGTGGCCCAAGGCCTCCGCGAGGCCGCTCGTGGCGGAGGCGGGGAAGCGGCGGGCCAGGTGGAGGAGGGCGTAGAGGGGGAAGGCCACCGCGAGGAGGAAGGGGAGGAGGAGGAAGAGGTGGGCCAGGGGGGCGAAAGGCCCGAGGCGGGCGGGGGGCGAGGTCCGGGCCGCGCCCCGGCCGGTCCGGCCCAGGTTCAGGCGGCGGAGGAGGGCGGCCTCCAGGAGGAGGAGGCTTCCCGTGAGCAGGAGAAGGAAGAGGGCGAGCCAGGCGGCGTAGACCCGGTCAAAGGCAGCGTTGTACTGGAGGTAGATGGCGTAGGAGAAGGTCTCGTAGCGGAGGAGGCTCACGGTGCCGAAGTCGCCGAGGACGTGGAGGGCGATCACCAGGTAGCCCGAGAGGAAGGCGGGGAGGAGCTGGGGCAGGGTCACCCGGAGGAAGGCCCGCCACGGGGGGTGGCCCAGGGTGCGGGCCGCCTCCTCCACCGAGGGGTCCACCCCCAGGAAGGCGGCCCGGAGGGCGAGGAAGAGGTAGGGGTAGGTGGTGAGGCCCAGGACGAGGAGGGCCCCCCAGTACCCCTCGGGCCGGGGCAGGGGGAGGAGCCCCCCCGGCCCCGTGGCCGAGAGGAGAACGTAGGCCCCCACGTACCCCGGGACGGCGAGGGGGAGGGTGAGGAGGGTGGCCCAGAGGCGCTTGCCCCTGAGGTCCGTGCGGGTGGTGAGGTAGGCGGCGGGAAGGGCCACGAGGGTGGCGAGGCCCAAAACCCCGGCCGCGAGGCCCAGGGTGTTGCGGAGGAGCTCCAGGTTCTTGGGTCTGAGGAGGATCTCCCGCAGGACCAAAGGGTCGGCCTCGAGGGCCCGCACCCCCAGGTAGGCCACGGGGAGGAGGACCCCGCCCCCGGTGAGGAGGGCGGGAAGGAGGAAGGGAAGTAGGCTGGGAAGGGTGGCGCGCTGAAAGAGGGTCATGGCCGTTTGGGGAAGGGGCGGGGAGACCCCGCCCCTTGGGCCCGCTAGAGGACTCCGGTCTCCCTCAAAAGCCTCAAGGCCTGGTCCAGGGGAAGCTTCTCAAAGTCCAGCTTGGGGCTTTTCGCTATGGCCTCCTCCAGGGGGATGAGGTTGGGGTCCAGCACCACCCCCTTCACCAGGGGGTACTCCCCAATGTTGCCCATGAAGTACTGCTGGGCCTGAGGGGAGAGGAGGTAGGTGAGGAAGCGGGTGGCCGCGGCGAGGTTCTTGCTCGTCTTCAGGATGCCTGCCCCCGTCACCAGGGCCAGGTTGCCCACGTCCCCCTCCTTGAAGTGGTGCAGGCCCAGGTTGTACCCCGCCCGGCGGAAGCGCACCACGTAGTAGTGGTTGGTGGAGCCGAGGTCTATCTCCCCGGCCCGGATGGCGTCCAGCATGGCCGGGTTGGAGGGGTAGGCCTTGGGGGCGAGGGCCTTCATGGCGAGGAGCCACTCCCGGGCCTTGGCCTCACCGTGGAGGGCGAGGATCCCGGCCACCATGTCCTGGAAGCTGGAGTAAGTGGGGGTCCAGCCCACCCGGAGCCCCTTCTCCTGGGCGAAGCGGGGAAGGTCCAGCAGGCTTTGGGGAAGTTCCTCGGCCTTGACCTTATTGGGGTTGTAGGCCAGCACCCGAAGCCGCATCGTGACCGGTACCCAGGCCTTGGAGCCGGGGACGAAGGCCAGGGGCTTTCCCAAGAGGCTTTCCCCCAAAGGCCGAAGGAGCCCCTTGGCCGCCGCCTGGCCCAGGGCCCCGGAGGTGTTGAGCCAAAGCACGTCCGCCGGGGAGCGGTTTCCCTCCTCCTGGAGGGCGGCGAGGATCTGGGCGTCGGTGCTGTAGCGCACCTGTACCCGGATCCCAGTCTCCGCCTCAAACCGCTTGACCAAGGGTTCCACCAGGCTCTGCCCCCGCCCCGAGTAGATGGTGAGCGTGGGGCTTTGGGCAAGGGCGCCTAGGGCCGCGAAAGCCGCGAGGGTCAAAAGGTAACGCTTCACCATGGGTACCTCCGTTCTCTTCGGGAGGCGCGCCTCCCGGGAAGGAGGGTACCCCGGGGTGGGGGAAATGTCAAGTATTCCGGTCGGATTTATTGGTTTTAGAAGTGATAATCGTTCGCAACCAGGGGAAGACGCCCGTGAGGTCTTCCGGTGGGGGAGGGGCCTCCCCGGTGTAGACCAGGGGGACGGGGTTTAGGGTGTGGCGGGGGTGCCAGGGCTCCTCGGCGTTGCCGTGGTCCGAGGCCAGGAGGAGGACGCCGCCTTCGGCGAGGAAGCCCTGGAGGAAAAGGGTGAGCTCCCGGAAGCGCTCGCGAAGGCTTTCGGGGTGGCGGTGGGCGGCGAGGTCCAGGGCCCAGTACTCCAAGACCACGAGGTCAAAGGCCCGGGCTAAGGCCGCCGCCTTGGCCCCCGTCCCGTAGGGGTCCTCCCAGAAGCCGGGGGGAAGGGCCAGGGGGTGGCCCAAGGGGAGGAGGGGAAGGCCCGCGAGGCGGGCCGCCTGGGCGAAGGCGGAAAGGAGGAGCCTTTTCCCCTCCGTGGCCCGCCTGAGGTAGTCCGGGCGGTAGCCGTTGGCGTGGAGGACCTTGAGGCCCTTCCCCTTGGCCCAGGCGTAGAGGCTTTGCGCCAGGAGGGGCCGAAGCCTCGGGCTTGGGAAGGGGCCCTGGTGGTGGCCGAGGAGCCTGGCGGCGTTTTCCCCGGTGAGGAGGGCGGTCTGCCCCGTGCCCGACTGGGGCAGGCCCTCCACCCCCAAGGTGGCGTCCAAGGGGGTGGGGGCGAGGGTGAGGAGGAAGGGGAAGAGGTCCGCCAAGGCCCCTCCCACGCCCAGGCCGTCCACGAAGAGGAAGAGCACCTTTCCATCCTAAGGGGGACATTTGCCATGGGGGGATAGAGCTACCCTGAGTTTAGGAGGTGATGGGGTATGGGAAGCTACAACCCGCTGGTCTTTGTTCTAGGCCTGGTCACGGCGGCCGGGGTCTCGGGGGTGGCCTACTTGCTCGCCGTGGCCCGGGGTGGGGACGAGAGGGCCCTGGGGCGGCTTTATGGCCCCCTCTTCTTCACCCTGGGGGTCTTCTCCCTGGGGGCGGTGGCCCAGCTCTACTGGACCAACTGGGCGGGCCGTCCGGTGCCCCAGTACACCGAGCTCTTCGGGGTGGCCACGGGGCTTTTCGCCTTCATGATGGTCCTCGCCGGCTTTTACCTCTACCAGGGCCTGGAGCTTAAGGCCCTGGCCTGGCCCTCCGCCTTCCTAGGGCTTTACCTCCTCTAGGGGGCGCGGGCGGTTTTGGACTTCGGCCTCACCCGCAACCCTCCCCTCACCGCCCTCATGTGGGGGGCGGCGGGCCTTGCCAGCCTTGGGATCCTCTTCTACGCCTATAGCCGCCCCGAGGCCCGGCGCACCTGGGCCTACCTCGGGGCCCTGGTCCTGGCCCTGATGGCCCTGGGGGCCTTCCTCACCGGCTTTACGGCCTACTACGGCCACATCGCCAGCGCCGTGGGGGGCGGGGGCTAAGTGGCTGCACGTTGATTTCGCAACATGGGTCGCCAAGGCTTGGGAAGGTCCTCTTGGGGCCCCCACCGCGGCGAAAGCCGCGGTGGGGTACTTAAAGGGCCCAAGGGTTTGTGTCCCCATGCCCAAAGCGCTTCCGGGCATGGGGTAGCCTTTTGAGCAAGGGAGGTTCTATGCCGGTTCGGAAAGCAAAGGCGGTATGGGAGGGCGGCCTTAGGCAGGGGAAGGGGGTTATGGAGCTGCAAAGCCAGGCCTTCCAGGGGCCTTACTCCTACCCCTCCCGGTTTGAAGAAGGGGAGGGGACGAACCCCGAGGAGCTCATCGCCGCGGCCCACGCGGGGTGCTTCTCCATGGCCCTGGCGGCCAGCCTGGAGCGGGAGGGCTTTCCCCCGAAGCGGGTTTCCACCGAGGCCAGGGTCCACCTGGAGATGGTGGACGGGAAGCCCACCCTCACCCGGATTGAGCTTCTGACCGAGGCGGAGGTGCCGGGGATCCCCCCGGAGAAGTTCCTGGAGATCGCCGAGGCCGCCAAGGAAGGCTGCCCCGTGTCCCGGGCCCTGGCGGGGGTAAAGGAGATCCTCCTTACGGCCCGCCTGGTCTAGGGGCTACTCCCCCTTCCAGAGGAGGCGGCCGCAGGAGGGGCAGCGGGTGAGCTGCCCCTGAACCACCTTCTGGGCCACGTGGGTGGGTAGGACCACGTTGCATCCCTCGCAGCGGTAGACCTGGCCCTGGACCGCCATCCGGGCCACCCCGGTGCCCCGACGGGCCCTGCGGATGGCCTCGTACTCCTTGAGGATCTGGGCGGGGATCGCCGCCGCCATGGCGGTTCGCTCCTCCACCTTGGCGGCGATGGCGGCCTCCAGTTCCGCCACCCGGGCCCGGTTGGCCTCGAGGAGCTCCTGGAGCCTGGGCTTGAGCGCGGCGAGCTCCTCCTCCACCTGGGCGATCTCCGCCTCCAGGTTCTCCATGGCCTCCATGATGGGGGTGGAGAGTTCTAGGAGTTCCCGGATCCGGTCCTTGATCTGCTGGATGCGGTTCTCGTACTGGGTCTGCTCCCTGGCGCTTTGGGCCCGCTTTTGCTCCTCCTCCGCCTGCTTCTCCTTGGCGCTCAGGTCCTCAATGTCCAGGCTGTGGCGGTTGTACTCCCGCTCCAGCTCTGCCCGCCGCTCCAGGAGGTTCGTGAGCCTTTCCTCCAGGGCTTCCACCTGGCCCTGGAGGGCCACGAGCTCCTCGGGCAGGCTCTCCGCCTCGGTCCGGAGCCGGTCTATTTCCAGGTCCTTTTCCTGGAGCGCGTAGAGCGCCTTCAGTGCCTCCGCCCCGTTCACGCCTCCCATTCTAACCCCGTGAGAAAGGGGTTCGTCCGGGCCTCGAGGCCCAGGGTGGTCCCGGGCCCGTGCCCCGGGTGGACCCGGGTTTCCGGGGGAAGGGAAAGGAGCCTCTTTAGGGAGGCGAAAAGCGCCTTGGGGTCGGCCCCGGGGAGGTCGTAGCGGCCGACGCTTCCCCGGAAGAGGAGGTCCCCGGAGAAGACCTGGGCTCCTTCGGGGTCGTAGAAGGCCACGTGGCCGGGGCTGTGACCGGGAAGGTGGAGGACTTGGAAGCCGAAAAGGGCCATGCCCTCCTCCAGGGGGCGCACGGGGAGGGGGGGCTTGGGGATGGCGAAGCCCCAGGCCTGGGCGGCGAGGTCCGCCCTTTCGTACAGGGGGAGGTCCAGGGGGTGGAGGTAAACGGGGAGGTCCAGGGCCTCCACCAGGGGGGCCACGGCCCCCACGTGGTCAAAGTGGGCGTGGGTGAGGAGGATGGCCCGGGGGGTGAGGCCCGTGTTTTGGAAGAGGGTCAAGAGCTTTTCCGGCTCGTCCCCGGGGTCAATGAGGACCGGGCCTTCCCCCGTCTCCACCAGGTAGGCGTTTTCCTGCAGGGGGCCTAGGGTGACGGGAAAGACCCTCATGGCTCGGTGGGCAGGCCCTCCTGGAGCCACTCGTGCATGGAGCCGAGGTAGTTCCGGGCCCGGACCCCGAGGCTCCTCAAGACGAAGAAGGCCACGGCGCTCCGGGCCCCGGAGTGGCAGTAGACCCCCACCTCCTGCCCCGGCCGAAGCCCGAGCCTTTCAAGAAGCCCCTCCGGGCTTAAGAAGAGCTCCAGGGGAGCGTTTTTGCTCCCGGGGATGCGCCCGCCCCGGGGGCAGCAGGGGGGGTGGACCTCCCCCCGGAACTCCTCGGGGCTCCGCACGTCCAAAAGAAGGGGGTGGCGGGCGGCCTCATCGGCGGTGAGGAGCCAGTCCCGCCGGAGCTTGGCCACCACTTCGGTGCGCTCGGGCTTGGGCTCCTCCTTCTCCGTGGCGTAGGGCTCCCAGCCCTCGGTCCAAAGCTGGACCTCGAGGCCGCCCAGGCCCAGAAAGAAGGCGGTGCGGCAGAGGCGGCTCGTGAGCCCTTCGTCGTAGAGGACCACGGGGTTTTTTAGGCCCAGGGTCTGGAAGAGCTCCGTGAGTCCGCCTTCCAGGGCCTTAAGCTCCGCCTCCTCCCGCAGGCGGAGCTTGGGGGCGGAGAGGTC
This region of Thermus thermophilus genomic DNA includes:
- a CDS encoding ABC transporter permease — translated: MTLFQRATLPSLLPFLLPALLTGGGVLLPVAYLGVRALEADPLVLREILLRPKNLELLRNTLGLAAGVLGLATLVALPAAYLTTRTDLRGKRLWATLLTLPLAVPGYVGAYVLLSATGPGGLLPLPRPEGYWGALLVLGLTTYPYLFLALRAAFLGVDPSVEEAARTLGHPPWRAFLRVTLPQLLPAFLSGYLVIALHVLGDFGTVSLLRYETFSYAIYLQYNAAFDRVYAAWLALFLLLLTGSLLLLEAALLRRLNLGRTGRGAARTSPPARLGPFAPLAHLFLLLPFLLAVAFPLYALLHLARRFPASATSGLAEALGHALLVALPVAFLSVGMALPIAYLASRYPSAASRTLERLAYLAYAIPPLAYALAWIFFILRALPFLYGTLALLVLALALHFLTESLGPVRSALAQVPPRLEEAARTLGDTPTRAFFRVTFPLLWRGAAAGGSLAFIGAMKELPITLLLAPTGFSTLATRVFGYTQEAMFAEAAPFALLIVGLSAAFVGVLLWNERRF
- a CDS encoding iron ABC transporter substrate-binding protein; protein product: MVKRYLLTLAAFAALGALAQSPTLTIYSGRGQSLVEPLVKRFEAETGIRVQVRYSTDAQILAALQEEGNRSPADVLWLNTSGALGQAAAKGLLRPLGESLLGKPLAFVPGSKAWVPVTMRLRVLAYNPNKVKAEELPQSLLDLPRFAQEKGLRVGWTPTYSSFQDMVAGILALHGEAKAREWLLAMKALAPKAYPSNPAMLDAIRAGEIDLGSTNHYYVVRFRRAGYNLGLHHFKEGDVGNLALVTGAGILKTSKNLAAATRFLTYLLSPQAQQYFMGNIGEYPLVKGVVLDPNLIPLEEAIAKSPKLDFEKLPLDQALRLLRETGVL
- a CDS encoding metalloenzyme, yielding MLFLFVDGLGVGGALADLFPFLLTLAPTPLDATLGVEGLPQSGTGQTALLTGENAARLLGHHQGPFPSPRLRPLLAQSLYAWAKGKGLKVLHANGYRPDYLRRATEGKRLLLSAFAQAARLAGLPLLPLGHPLALPPGFWEDPYGTGAKAAALARAFDLVVLEYWALDLAAHRHPESLRERFRELTLFLQGFLAEGGVLLLASDHGNAEEPWHPRHTLNPVPLVYTGEAPPPPEDLTGVFPWLRTIITSKTNKSDRNT
- a CDS encoding OsmC family protein — protein: MPVRKAKAVWEGGLRQGKGVMELQSQAFQGPYSYPSRFEEGEGTNPEELIAAAHAGCFSMALAASLEREGFPPKRVSTEARVHLEMVDGKPTLTRIELLTEAEVPGIPPEKFLEIAEAAKEGCPVSRALAGVKEILLTARLV
- a CDS encoding zinc ribbon domain-containing protein — its product is MGGVNGAEALKALYALQEKDLEIDRLRTEAESLPEELVALQGQVEALEERLTNLLERRAELEREYNRHSLDIEDLSAKEKQAEEEQKRAQSAREQTQYENRIQQIKDRIRELLELSTPIMEAMENLEAEIAQVEEELAALKPRLQELLEANRARVAELEAAIAAKVEERTAMAAAIPAQILKEYEAIRRARRGTGVARMAVQGQVYRCEGCNVVLPTHVAQKVVQGQLTRCPSCGRLLWKGE
- a CDS encoding MBL fold metallo-hydrolase is translated as MRVFPVTLGPLQENAYLVETGEGPVLIDPGDEPEKLLTLFQNTGLTPRAILLTHAHFDHVGAVAPLVEALDLPVYLHPLDLPLYERADLAAQAWGFAIPKPPLPVRPLEEGMALFGFQVLHLPGHSPGHVAFYDPEGAQVFSGDLLFRGSVGRYDLPGADPKALFASLKRLLSLPPETRVHPGHGPGTTLGLEARTNPFLTGLEWEA
- a CDS encoding sulfurtransferase, giving the protein MDLPRDAVLVDTRPRPAYEAGHLPGARHLDLSAPKLRLREEAELKALEGGLTELFQTLGLKNPVVLYDEGLTSRLCRTAFFLGLGGLEVQLWTEGWEPYATEKEEPKPERTEVVAKLRRDWLLTADEAARHPLLLDVRSPEEFRGEVHPPCCPRGGRIPGSKNAPLELFLSPEGLLERLGLRPGQEVGVYCHSGARSAVAFFVLRSLGVRARNYLGSMHEWLQEGLPTEP